The Garra rufa chromosome 18, GarRuf1.0, whole genome shotgun sequence genome window below encodes:
- the tas1r1 gene encoding taste receptor type 1 member 1 translates to MGKMLVRFVFLCLLRYSDSGGLHLQGDYIISGLFPLHNSDSTIPPTPYLTDCTQGLTNKHGYHLVQAFRYAVDEINNGTQNNQLLPGVRLGYQTYDLCSLPASNLATLDLLSQQDDSSVVDSRSVAIIGPDSSSYSFTAAAALGAFLVPQISYEATNELLSNKKLYPAFFRTIPSDKNQVSAMIKLLVRFNWTWIALLGSDNSYGIQGMQGLSQQASLYDLCIAYQAVIPAVTDKTKQYMQDMVKNILKTKVNTIVVFANKRRAAGFFPFVIEQNVTGKVWIGTEDWSVASTVSSIPGISTIGTVLGVAVQYTEFSGFEDFERLSVPRLKDTGLNSPFSHSAPCMQNSNLYEMAIQGFPLSQYDTVSSFNVYKAVYAVAHALHSILNCDSGLCQKYKVQPWEVFHQLKQVQFSIRNTSFYFDKNGDPPTGYDIVTWLWTDSQWSFKVVGNYSPSATELQLDASQIKWTGQVSRANIVPESLCSPECPYGHRKLMTGQHKCCFDCMACPATTFLNKTGYTFCQACARDYWSEAESESCKKRAELYLPWGALLTTALLIYLGVTLFLTLGTAAIFLFNLSTPVVKSAGGKTCLLMLASLTAASCSTLCHFNRPSHIGCLLKQPLFIISFTVCLACVTVRSFQVVCIFKWSSKLPRSYETWAKNRGPEIFIFITTVVEVFISLLRMLLDPPFPSRDYDFYSDSIILECSKTLSLGAFAELIFVCVLSLICFCLSYMGKDLPANYNEAKCITFSLMIYMISWITFFTAYCISRGSFAMALNVGAILFSVLGILGGYFLPKVYIILIKPQLNTTAHFQNCIQMYTMSKQ, encoded by the exons ATGGGTAAAATGTTGGTCAGGtttgtgtttctctgtctcttGAGATATAGTGATAGTGGGGGGCTCCACCTTCAAGGAGATTATATCATCTCTGGCTTGTTCCCTCTCCATAATTCTGATTCCACCATCCCACCGACCCCTTACCTGACTGACTGCACACA AGGCTTGACGAACAAGCATGGTTATCATCTGGTGCAGGCTTTCAGATATGCCGTGGACGAAATTAACAACGGCACCCAGAATAACCAACTCCTTCCAGGGGTCAGGCTTGGCTACCAAACATATGACTTATGCTCCCTCCCGGCCAGCAATCTGGCCACCCTGGATCTGCTGTCCCAGCAGGACGACAGTTCAGTTGTGGACAGCCGTTCTGTGGCCATCATCGGTCCTGACAGCAGTTCTTACTCTTTCACAGCAGCCGCTGCTCTTGGTGCATTCCTGGTCCCTCAG ATCTCCTACGAGGCAACAAATGAATTGCTGAGCAACAAGAAGCTCTATCCAGCTTTCTTCCGCACCATTCCTAGTGACAAAAACCAAGTCAGTGCAATGATAAAGCTTCTCGTCAGATTTAACTGGACCTGGATCGCCCTTCTCGGTAGTGACAATTCATATGGTATACAAGGAATGCAAGGCTTATCCCAGCAAGCTTCGCTTTACGATTTATGCATTGCATACCAAGCCGTGATACCTGCCGTCACTGACAAGACCAAGCAATACATGCAAGACATGGTCAAAAACATCCTCAAAACCAAAGTCAACACTATAGTTGTCTTCGCCAACAAGAGGCGAGCCGCTGGCTTCTTTCCTTTTGTTATCGAGCAAAACGTGACAGGAAAAGTGTGGATTGGGACAGAGGATTGGTCGGTGGCGTCAACAGTGAGTAGCATCCCAGGGATCAGTACGATAGGGACTGTCCTCGGTGTCGCAGTCCAGTATACCGAATTCAGTGGGTTTGAAGATTTCGAAAGGCTTTCAGTGCCCAGGCTAAAAGACACTGGTCTAAACAGTCCATTTAGTCATAGTGCACCATGTATGCAAAATTCAAACCTTTATGAAATGGCGATTCAAGGCTTTCCTTTGTCGCAGTATGACACTGTTTCCTCCTTTAATGTGTATAAGGCTGTATACGCGGTGGCTCATGCGCTGCACAGCATCCTCAACTGTGACTCTGGACTTTGTCAGAAATATAAGGTGCAGCCATGGGAG GTGTTTCATCAGTTGAAACAAGTTCAGTTTTCAATTCGAAATACatcattttattttgataaaaatggAGACCCTCCAACAGGTTATGATATAGTGACGTGGCTATGGACGGACAGCCAGTGGTCATTTAAGGTGGTGGGAAATTACAGTCCAAGTGCGACTGAGCTTCAGTTAGACGCCTCTCAGATTAAATGGACAGGTCAAGTGTCTCGTGCAAACATA GTTCCTGAGTCACTGTGTTCTCCAGAGTGTCCTTACGGACACAGAAAGCTCATGACCGGACAGCATAAGTGTTGCTTTGACTGCATGGCCTGTCCTGCTACCACCTTCCTCAACAAAACAG GTTATACTTTCTGCCAAGCGTGTGCCAGAGATTACTGGTCTGAAGCAGAGAGTGAGAGTTGTAAAAAGAGAGCAGAGCTCTATCTGCCATGGGGCGCTCTGCTCACTACAGCCCTGCTCATATACCTGGGTGTGACTCTGTTTCTCACCCTTGGCACGGCTGCCATCTTCCTGTTTAACCTTAGTACCCCTGTGGTGAAGTCGGCCGGAGGGAAGACCTGTCTGCTGATGCTGGCGTCTCTAACCGCAGCCTCCTGCAGCACGCTGTGCCACTTCAACAGACCCTCCCATATCGGCTGCCTCCTCAAACAGCCCCTCTTCATTATCAGCTTTACCGTGTGCCTGGCGTGTGTGACAGTGCGCTCTTTTCAG GTGGTTTGTATATTTAAATGGTCCTCCAAACTGCCGAGATCCTATGAGACCTGGGCTAAGAACCGAGGCCCTGAGATATTCATCTTCATCACGACAGTAGTGGAGGTCTTCATATCTCTTCTTCGCATGCTCCTCGACCCTCCTTTTCCATCTAGGGACTATGACTTCTACAGTGACAGCATTATTCTGGAGTGCAGTAAGACTCTGTCTCTCGGGGCCTTTGCCGAGctcatttttgtgtgtgtgttgagctTAATTTGTTTCTGCCTGAGCTACATGGGGAAAGATCTGCCGGCCAATTATAATGAGGCCAAATGCATTACATTTAGTCTCATGATATATATGATTTCTTGGATCACGTTCTTCACAGCTTACTGCATCTCCAGAGGAAGCTTTGCCATGGCCCTAAATGTAGGCGCCATCCTATTTAGTGTGCTGGGGATACTCGGCGGCTACTTTTTGCCAAAGGTGTACATCATCTTGATTAAGCCCCAATTGAATACAACAGCTCACTTTCAAAACTGCATTCAGATGTACACCATGTCCAAGCAGTGA
- the LOC141291340 gene encoding transcription factor HES-5-like, whose protein sequence is MAPTITGSIISREQLPLTNKLRKPIVEKIRRERINSSIEKLKSLLGQEFLKQQPDSRQEKADILEMTLDFLRRQQRSQNPEACSTAAHDGRSRCVQEAVNFLTQCSVQTESHRRLLKHFLHMQPYTENNTHVPPQITSPATQSSSKEQTLALWRPW, encoded by the exons ATGGCACCTACAATCACTGGATCAATCATCAGCAGAGAACAACTTCCACTCACAAACAAG CTGAGAAAGCCAATAGTGGAGAAGATCCGCAGAGAACGAATCAACAGCAGCATTGAGAAGCTCAAGTCTCTTCTGGGTCAAGAGTTCCTAAAGCAACAGCCCGACTCCAGACAAGAGAAAGCTGATATCCTGGAGATGACGCTCGATTTCTTGAGACGCCAGCAACGCTCCCAGAATCCCGAAGCCTGCTCTACTGCAGCTCATGATGGACGCTCTAGATGTGTGCAGGAGGCTGTTAACTTCTTAACTCAGTGTTCAGTGCAGACTGAGTCCCACAGAAGACTGCTGAAGCACTTCCTGCACATGCAGCCCTACACGGAGAACAACACACATGTGCCGCCTCAGATCACTTCACCAGCCACACAGAGCAGCAGCAAAGAGCAAACTCTGGCACTCTGGAGACCCTGGTAG
- the LOC141291445 gene encoding transcription factor HES-5-like, translating into MAPTITGSIISREQLPLTNKLRKPIVEKIRRERINSSIEKLKSLLGQEFLKQQPDSRQEKADILEMTLDFLRRQQCSQNSSGFSTAAHDGRSRCAQEAVNFLSQCSVQTESHRRLLKHFLHMQPYTENNTHVPPQITSPATQSSSKEANPAFAGLWRPW; encoded by the exons ATGGCACCTACAATCACTGGATCAATCATCAGCAGAGAACAACTTCCACTCACAAACAAG CTGAGAAAGCCAATAGTGGAGAAGATCCGCAGAGAACGAATCAACAGCAGCATTGAGAAGCTCAAGTCTCTTCTGGGTCAAGAGTTCCTAAAGCAACAGCCCGACTCCAGACAAGAGAAAGCTGATATCCTGGAGATGACGCTGGATTTCTTGAGACGTCAGCAGTGCTCACAGAATTCTTCTGGCTTCTCAACTGCAGCTCATGATGGACGCTCTAGATGTGCGCAGGAGGCTGTTAACTTCCTGTCTCAGTGTTCAGTGCAGACTGAGTCTCACAGAAGACTGCTGAAGCACTTCCTGCACATGCAGCCCTACACGGAGAACAACACACATGTGCCGCCTCAGATCACTTCACCAGCCACACAGAGCAGCAGCAAAGAGGCAAATCCAGCTTTTGCAGGGCTCTGGAGACCCTGGTAG
- the her12 gene encoding hairy-related 12 produces MASHSVTLSSFDHLHFSDKDKMKLRKPIVEKMRRDRINSCIDQLRSLLEKEFHSHDPSAKLEKADILEMTVSFLKQQCQQQQLPQRDYNEGYSHCWRESVHFLTLHSTGGGSGRELQHLHNAQRASTAIGSAAPAPSSKLSAAGLQQPDSRRPVWRPW; encoded by the exons ATGGCATCCCATTCAGTTACTCTCTCCTCCTTTGACCATCTTCACTTTAGTGACAAGGACAAAATGAAG CTGAGGAAACCAATTGTTGAAAAGATGCGCAGAGACCGCATTAACAGCTGCATTGACCAGCTCAGGAGTCTCCTAGAGAAGGAGTTCCACAGCCACGACCCCAGCGCCAAACTAGAGAAGGCCGACATCCTGGAAATGACCGTCAGCTTTCTGAAACAGCAGTGCCAGCAGCAGCAGCTTCCTCAGAGGGACTATAATGAAGGCTACTCTCACTGCTGGAGAGAGTCTGTCCACTTTCTCACTCTTCATTCCACCGGAGGAGGATCTGGCCGGGAGCTCCAGCATCTCCACAACGCCCAGCGAGCGAGCACTGCTATCGGCTCCGCTGCGCCGGCACCTTCCTCTAAACTGAGCGCGGCCGGTTTGCAACAGCCTGACAGCAGGAGGCCCGTCTGGAGACCCTGGTAG